ATACATACAATAGAAGTTACTGATACGCATACATgaataaatttcgaaaatcttGTTCATTTTCAAAtcgtgttttattttgcaaaaataaagttgtGCGTAAGAATTTAAACGAAAATCACGGCCACATTTCATACAGACCACTCAGCTCACTCTTACTCACTTCACATCAATCCACCCACTCGAAGGGCCAAAGCAGCAGTGCATCACATCAGGAGAAATAGCTGTTGCGAAACATGCGCATATCCGAGTTCTTCGGAGGATTGATGCGTAGCTTAGGCGTTTCTTCCTTGATGGGCTCCAATTCGTATTTCGAGCTCCGTTGCTGGTGCTGTAGTTTGTCTTGGGGATGCTCGCAGACACGACTCTGATACTCTTCCATGGGCTGGGGTTCATAGTAAAACTCGGTGTTACGACGACGTGGATAGAGCTCCATGCGTGTGGTAGGGCCGTACGTGTTCTGTGATGAGAGACCAAACATTGAATATTGAATGTAGATCCTGAATTGGATGGAGTGAATCCCAGCATTGAATTTACTTACCGAATACACAGAATTCAGCGACAAGAAAGAACCTTGCAAGCTTGGTAAAGAGTCGTTACTAAAGAactataaaataacattttttagtgTTAACGGTACTGACAAGGGGAACGTCAATGGCAATTGTTCCCACGACTTACTTTTGatggaaacattttttgaagcaaatgaagaaattgcaataaaagaaattttaaaaaattcttaactGAAGAtagtttttgcagtttttcgTTTTCGAATTTTAATGCCGGTAacatgttttcaatttttgacacaaacgattttttttttttcatctcgtAGAAAAGCATTTAAAAGTGTTTCACTTGGATTATTTGAAACCGaatgtacagggtggcgcaTCGGAATTGGCgtttgcaatttaatttaactcGGCTATGAATAAAAAGCGCATTATTTTTCAgtgatatttattatataatatatgtatatatgagaccgggtcgatttgtggggaggcaaaaaaatggcccattgctctgtgaaaatcatattctaaggatcaaaataagaaactttgccgaaggaaccatacctctaaaacgaattctgatgtcccccaatttgggtcgaactttttagtttcttttctcatgcaaaggccaaaaatggtgatattttgaaatgattgtatggggaaccccccaggggagttccacgGGGTGTGCCTCTgtcatgggtggatcggccgtccaaaggtagtgggggtcggtcatacatttggactcgatcggagcactctaaatgggtcaaagtgggatttttcgttcgacccaaattgggggacatcagaatttgttttagaggtatggttacttcggcaaagtttcttattttgatccctagaatacgattttcacagagcaatgagcgatttttaaatcgacccgccctaatatatatatatataattggcgcgtacaccctctttgggtgtttggccgagctcctcctcctttttgtggtgtgcgtcttgacgttgttccacaaatggagggacctacagttttaagccgactccaaatggcagataatttttatgaggagctttttcatggcagaaatacactcggaggttcgccattgcctgccgaggggcgaccgctattagaaaaatgtttttcttaattttggtgtttcaccgagactggaacctacgttctctctatgatttccgaatggtagtcatgcaccaacccattcggctacggcggccgctatttattattgttattaaaaatgtaacACAATTCCATTCAAATGGCTCCAACCGCTGGAAAATAGCAAAGCGGTTATCACATTGGAATTATATCAAGTCCCCAAAAAAGGATacatttattcttcttcttcttcattttctaGTTATCTTCATATGTAATCGGGCGTAGAGTTTTGCCGCTTAGGAGTCTTTCCATGCAACACTCAGAAAATATTCTTTAGGAGCATTCGCAGTCTTTTCGTTAgtctgcaaaaacaacaaatatgccACACTATTTAAAAccacatttgtggaacaacatcaagacgcacaccacaaataggaggaggagctcggacaaacacctaacagaagttattattttatttattactagcaaacccggcccgcttcgctgggcacactaaaatagaatagatatggtttagaacagaaaagatatggttttcatattattatttctttattcaataccacgttttggtctctatctcgagaccctagtcacggagcggcatgaaaaatactctgaactaaagcattcaccaacagcttccatttgatacccatattgtacatacacatccgaaggttactcgggtccacgttttgacctatatctcgagccctatccaccaataggcatccaaactatacgtaaaccatcttcaatacctacttaacaatgtgtgtaagtttggtttaattcggtgcaaagacatggccggttagcgaacacacacaaaaagttgactttattttatatataagatttaaaATAACAGCGTGTCTAATTTTGTGTTCTGCGACAAGCCATTCATAGTTGGAAGCTTTAGTCAAAACTAGCACTTGAATTTGCAGAtgtgtaaataaaagtaaaaaatatataaataaataaatatttattttatcaagtcTTGTCAACATGCGTACAAACattaacatatttaaaaatatgaacatgtgtatgtactcgtatatgtataagtatatgcacTCAGAGCAAAAGTGACGGCTTGGTACACGGAAATCTACGAGAAAAGTTTAAGAGTTCGGTAGGAATGTTTTAAGCATATAATGGATTTGAGTCATCTATACATAATGAGCTAACAGCAcataattacatatgtacataaatacattcacGCAGTATATAgaggtacatatatgtgtaaatatatgtCGTAGCTTGGCTTCACCTCAGAAATAAAGAGCCATAACAGCATGTTGAAACATAGTCAAAATGATGAGTACTTGAGCGGTTTTCTTCCATGCCAGCCTCCATTTTAATGCTTCACTTCATTGTCCTCTTTGACTGATCTCAGCTCTCGTccgatattttgaattttaaaattgattgcATTACTTATTCCTCCGTGTGCTAGTAATTGCTCCGTATTTGGCTCGCTCAAATAATTATTGCTTTGCGATTTCGCACTGCTTGACTCAAAATTAGGCGCATTCAATTTTGTATTCGAGCGTTTTTGCCTCAAATGATGCGCATTTGCCTCAGCCAAGTCAGCGTCATGTTCTGTTTCGTTTCTTGATAAAACTAAGGATGGAATGTCTTTCATTCGTTCGGAATTCAACTGGAGTATATCTCGCCGTATAGCCTCTACATTCTCTTTCTCTTCTTCaataggtgtttggccaaaacGTGCCATCGGTGGatcatttgattttattagtGTTGAGTTGTCAGTCTTAATGGGTATGCTAGTATTATCGGCGGTATGTGGAGGAATGCTAATAGACTTATCGGCTACTGGTCGGACATGTATATTTGActtgttatttgttttaatatttgacgCGTTAATCAATACGGCCAAGGGAAGTGGCAATGGTAGTTCCGCTTTGCTGCCATTCTTTACTTGCTCAATCAGTTCCCCAGTTTTGTAGGAGAGCGGCTCATAAACCTGCTGTGTGTCGCGCGTTTCTGCTGGCTGCTCAGAAAGTATACTCAGAAGTGATGGTTTCTCATCCAGGCGGTTTTGAATCTTTTCTGGCTTAGGTGGATCCCCATTGTTTGTAGGTGGCACTGCAATTTCTTTTGgcccattttttggcttttgtggCAAAATGCCCTTACTGTCTTTATTGACCTGCGTGGGTGCTTGCGCGGGATTATTATGCTGGACCTGCTTTTCGATTTGCTCAACTTTTTGCACTACTTCCTCCAACTTTTCAACAACCATGTTATGTGTTTCTTCATTCTGTTTAGCCAATTCTTGTTTTAGTTCATCAACAGTGCGCTCCAGCAATTCCTTTGTCTTTTTCAATTCTTTTCGCGTTTCCTTAAGTTCGACATCATTGCTGCTTTTCGGCgctttttggccatttttcaacTCTTCGGCTGCAATTTCTTCTTCCTTCTTTATAGCATCCTTATCtattgtttgctgtttttgatTTGGCCGCGAGCTTTGCAGTTGTGGAGGAATGTTTTGCAGTTGCGCCGCTTGTTGATTAGGTAGAATCGATGCAGCAGATTCCTTTTCGCCTTCTTTATTTTTGTCCACTTTATGCACGTCgactacattttttttcgactCAACATTTATTATCGCCTCTGGGTTGACTGAATTCACGTTGAAGCTACTTTCTTGCTTTTCAGCTACCATATTCGCTTTTGGTTTGCCTTCTTCCTTATGAATATCCTGTACAGGTAACGGCGGAACCGGCCGCGCAGGTGTTGCATTCATCAAAACGTCCGGCTTGTTTTCAATTACCTGATTTGCATTGAGCCCcaaatcattttctttaaacttcAATTCACCAAATTGgttttctgattttattttccctATTTGCTGTTGAAAGGGTGCAATAGCGTCTTGTGATTTCACATTCACTTTTTCCGTTGGTCTCGCGAAATTCGAATTTTCCAGCTCTTCTGACACATGCAAATGCGCACCAGATCGTCGTTCATCAATTGCGTTTAAATTAGCATAAGTACCCAAAACCATTAGGCAAAAGCCGCTAATGAATATGAACTGCGCCAAAGAACGCTCGGTAGAGTcctttttgacaattttccgAAAACAGAATGCCGGAAACAATATGCAAATGGCAACGCCGATTGTGGAACCCACTAAGCCGATAATCAACTCCACCGAGGGTATCATTAGAGCGATGCAAAGTGCACAACCAACAAGACAGGTAGTGATCACCTTAAAACGGTTGTCTGGAATATAGCCGGTGTTGTCAGTGTGGCCCTAAACAAatgatattataattaaaaatatgtaattgtacAAAATTATATACTCATAATACCTTACGATAGAGAAGTGAGTAAATACTAGCGCGACAAGGGAACACAACAAGTGGAAAGCTGAATGCAACCGACAACACGAAGCCAATTTTGATAACATCGCTGCCAAAGGAGGGCGAGAAGTTCATCAAAATATTGCCTAAacatatttagttatttattagttgtttttataaaaactataaaaattcaTATCATTGCTTACCCGAAAATGTTTGAGTGCAGAAGGCCACATAGCCAAAAAATCCAACAGCTATATACACAAAAGTGCAAATCCATGTTGCGTTTCGTACAATTCCATTCAATTTTTCGACGCTCTGATTATTGATGCTCTCGAACACCTCAAAAAGTTGCCTGACAAATGTGAATTTCGCTTAAAAGTTTAACATTTGGGAAACTACATAAATTGAGGCTTAGTTGTATTTTAATAGCTTAGCGGTAATGAGGCGTATGAAAAAGAGTGATTTTACGATAAATTTCCAAAACAAGAAATAGATAAGATGCAAATTTTTCTGACCAGTTTTAGTTTTATATGGTACAAGATATGCCAATGGTGAGCTGATAATATGTAACCTAttgctatttattattttttcttctttttttgtaataattaggATGTGTTATGTCACtcgattttatatattttcgatcattaataatgaataataataaggtTAGTCATTATTACAACTACAACGAGCGTTTGATATGTAAATTgtagaaatagaaaaagaaatcaGTGAGAACAGTTCCACTTACATTTGGCATGACAGCGCCATACTAAAAATGGGTAAACATTGTAAGATGCCAGCTGGACGCCAATATTCCACTTTGTCGACCCAATCATGCGTCACAATGTGCGCCTCGGACTCCAACACAATCTTTACGACCAAACAGATATAAAATCCTATCGATGCAGCGCACACTGTCGAAAGGCTATccacatttttcaacatagcCAATGGCAGTATACAGAAGAGTGTTACACCGATCATCACCCAAGTTCGGAGATGTGGAAATTCGGAAGTGTTGAGTGAAAACATCTTTGTGGCAATTTGCGGCCCTAAATCGCCCATCACAACGAAGTATGTTACGGATGTGCCGAAGAGATATCCGATAATACATAGCTCAGCTAGTAGCTTGCCCGAAGCGCCGAATGCATGAAAACCTGTTGAGTTCCAAATGTACGAAAAACtaaagtttaaaattgtttaattgtaattagtttaaaaatgtaACGATTGCTACGATCATAAATTGGCAAGTTTTTTACTTTACCCAAAAACTCAAAGCTTTTGCGTCGTGTCAGCAGTGATGATTTTATAAGGTAATGACAAGATAAGCGAGTAATCCAATTACTGATGATGAGCAACAGAACAGAAAGTACAATGCCGCACTAAAATGaagcaaatattcaaattaatatatgtatgtgtaatacaAAGTACATAGCGTTAATATTCAAAGCATAGGTGCGAAAAAAgtgcaacaaaaaatattcacatgTTTAACAATAGTGAATATTGCATATTGAGGCACTCGCTAAGCATCGATCTACACTTTTCCCAAACACAAATGCTAATTCCAAGTGTTAATTTCAGCAACTTGCTTGTAAAATCGTTTATTTGGTATTGACAAAGTAAAATAACTACATTACTTCAAGGTACGCGGAAAGGCAGTAACCTATAATGGAAATACGTTTTTgctgatatttatttatctgtAGTTTAGAACAAAATATATGGAGGTCTgtgtatttacttacatatttagaTAAAACcatttatgtacacatacacaaactATTGTaagttttcttttcaatttcagtTAATAATTTTAGTCGCCTGCCAAGGTTTATTTTTAGCTTTTCATTGCCACGACTAAAAACTTAGGTTCTTGATGGCATTTCTTATCATTGGAGCAACGAAGACTGGCAATGAACAATATCGTAACAaactcattcaaaatatttcctaGTCTTGAAATATTACGAAACTTTAGAACGTAGCATTGTCGGGTTACCTCACTACTTCCATTGTCCACTTTTGCCCAACTTAACTGGAATCGGGTACTCAAATAAAATCTGATCTCACTTcaacattttgtaataaaaataaagtttagatGGATATTCTTGCATTTGAGGGGTTTGTATTTAACACTGAGTGCGATTTTGAAACACTTAATTCAGCAAGCGTTTACATAcctttacacacatacatttacatttgCATGCATGTTTAATATGCGAAGACTTAATTTCATTGTTTGGGCCATATCTAAAGTTTTTATATGTATCTTATCTTTTATAACGTTCGATCAGCATGTCATAAACCCAATAAACATTTATCTCTTTCACTAATGACTCATAGTCTCTCAAGTTTAGCAACTTTGTTGCCtttaaaagaaatgtaaaaattaataaatttttatgcgcTCACCTTTTGAAAACAAAACGGCATTGCTAGTATTCCCACGCCAATGATGCTATTGGCTAGCGTCATTATGTGCCCCGAATAAGCCAGCATACTAACACTCGCTCCAGAAACCGTGGCTATcccgtatttatttatttattttttattgtttattacaAACGAATAATCGTTATCGGGTTAAAAGCCGGGAAGGTTATTAGGTCAAGGTCTAGGGGCAACAGCGCCAACAACAGTCATCGCCGTCGTCAATGCCGTTAACCAAACTGGGTACTGGCTACAGCTGTTAAATATTTTGTGGGCGTTGAGCGAAGAAATGCTGTGTGTGGTTGTATGTACAGTTATAACTCCAAACAGTTACTATTAACTTTCTCTAGATCGTCAATAAATGCAATTGTTGGcacagaaaaatttatttaagtattgAGCCTTAACAAAACCGCTTCGGTcgaatttctaaataaatatgcacGTACATTTATCAGTCGAAATGTATTTTCATTTAAGcagtgaaaataaacattgtcatAGATAAGCCAGACCACAACCCACTTTAGCGATTTATACTTTTAGTACAAAAAGGTACTTCAATAACACTGcgttaaataaacttttaaattacTGACGCTGTGGCACACTTTTCCGTACTGACTCAAATTGCGAACATATTTCTTGTTGATTGACAAAGCAAATGCAaataagtattttcttaaaacaaaacatcaaaataaaaaacacaaacaatcgGCAGCAATAAAGAATGATGCCAGATGACTGTAAACTAatgaatgatagaatacaagattgcgccttcctATTTGCCGTAAAGCCAGTAAATAGAGTTAACAAATAAACAGAAGAATAAGCTGATTCAACAATAAGAGGAAGTGTGAGCGAAAGCAAGTTGAAATTGACAAACACAATTGATtatgcacacacatgcacacactttTTTCCACGGcgttatcgaaaaaaaatgcgaaaaaaccTGCATTGGAAGATTGTTACAATTGATGCTTTCACAAATTAACACGTGGAATTTGTTATCGGATATCAATCCGATTCGTttcgataacgtagaaccgactatcgCGGGAACAACGTGGAACttgaatttgatttatttttatttaatttgaaaatctcAATATTCACAAGCCATTTAAGCTAAATATTCACAAACAAATAACTCGTTAATCAAAGTTTGCATATTCGCTGTACTGACGTCATCGGCCATCTTTTGTATTCTGTACACCGTGCTGCAAATTCATGTAAATATGACTTaagataaatatttcattatatcTTGCTCGGATAAATGCTTCATTATACGTTGGTTCATTATATATGTAAAAACCACGAAGTATACAATACAGAAGAAGTGACGTCAGAAAAGAAGAAACCTGTATGTGCAAGTTATTTGATTGTAAATCATTCAGTGAATATTCAGATTTTTATAGTAATATAACATAATAATTAATGACATAATAAAAGTGTAAAAGCTTCCAAACAGCTCGATTTCACTTattacgtttccacgacagtcggttctacgttaccgaaacgacccggatttatatccggtcaaggactgtcactccagcagcattcaccgtatgtaagtatggggaatgtttatgctgctacaacaacaaaaacaacaccatTTCCCTTATTATTTCAGTTCTTCCCGTTTGTTTGATTTCTGTGGTGACGTTACGACTTGGGATGATagaatcttgtattctatcattcttttGTAAAAACTACAGTAACGaaagtattttcttataattttttagaaattgagCTGAGCAAAAGTTTTGTTAATGCTACTTCATTGAGGAATTTTAGAGTTTTGCTTTCAATTAAAATGGCAACGTTCTATATGTGTGCGGCAAcacttaaataaaatgttcaatagGTTGGCTGCACTGAAGAAGcggcaaataaatttgtttttatatttaaaaattttaactacgAGAAGGGTAAATGTGTTTTGTATTCACGGGATAGTATTTTCTGACAGGCATATATaagttgtaaattattttaacaaaaatgtcAGTCGAATGTGAAGCAGCGTTTAAGGGAACGCATGTAATGGCCATAAGTGCAATGCATAGTGTTCAACAACAGCTGCTAGCACTGGGAGAGGATGACAATAAGGACTCCGATAAGCATCGAGTGAAGTTAGCTTTATCTATATTGCGATCCATTTGTTCTGCTGCTGCGAAACCTGAAGGCAAGCATAATCGCGTCTACTGTGATACATTGGTTCTCGTTCTATCGAAATACATAAAGCCATCAATAGGCGCTAAATACTGGTCAATGTATCTGGAACATGTTCGTTATTTGCACCACTTAATTGCGGACAAGGTAAGACGAAAaccaatatgtatatatatatgtatgcgtttaCCTccaatataaaaactaaattttctttcatcaGAAATTGTTTGCAGAAGCTAAAATCATATGTGACCTTGTGGCTAGTTTCCCAAGTTATCTTCAAAGTGAAGGTGACTACAAAGTGGTTTTAGGTATGTACCTGCAACATTTACTTGGTCAACACCATCACACACGCGTGAATGCCCATCTGGCACAAGAGCACATTGCCTGCATTCTTGACGCACTAAAAGAGTtattcatgcaaatgttgcatTGCAACAAGAAGGACAATTTTACATACCCGGAGTTGATAACtgattttgtgcaatatttagtGCCAAAGCGCGTTTccacagtttttaattttctcgcaTCTCTGCCGGCTAATAAGACACAAATGTATGATGCTTTCTTTGCTCTTCTGAAGGGCATTCGTACCTCGGAGCCAACAAAAGAGGACGTGCAAGCTCACTCTCAACGCCACATAGAGGCACTCGCAGTATTCTTCCAGCTAGATGTGTCAGATAGGTTGCAGCAGCAATTAGCATTGCGACATTTGCGCACATGTCGTGACATGTTTGTGTTTGCAAATGACAAGAGCGCCAACTACGTATTTTCGTTACTTTATTACCTTGTGAAGCTAGTCTATGGATTGCCCAATCCTGGGGAGttcaaagaaatatataaagatcTTAGTGGAAAATTAATAACATTCTTCGACCGTTATGGGGAGGGGTTGATGCAAGAGCGTTGGTTTACAGATGTGCCTGTTGTTATAGCAGTGCTTTTCACACACCTGCAACAACACCCCTCAACACCCTTCGGTTCCTTTTGGCAGCATATGAATAGTATTGAATGTTACATAGCCCATTTCGAATTAATACTGGGTTGCATACGTTTGGCACCTCGCATTGTTGAAACGAAACTAATAAAGTTAGATTGCTGCACTAGCGCCAGAAAACAT
The sequence above is drawn from the Anastrepha obliqua isolate idAnaObli1 chromosome 4, idAnaObli1_1.0, whole genome shotgun sequence genome and encodes:
- the LOC129246159 gene encoding uncharacterized protein LOC129246159, which gives rise to MLFYEMKKKKSFVSKIENMLPALKFENEKLQKLSSVKNFLKFLLLQFLHLLQKMFPSKFFSNDSLPSLQGSFLSLNSVYSNTYGPTTRMELYPRRRNTEFYYEPQPMEEYQSRVCEHPQDKLQHQQRSSKYELEPIKEETPKLRINPPKNSDMRMFRNSYFS
- the LOC129244819 gene encoding putative sodium-coupled neutral amino acid transporter 10 isoform X1; this translates as MLAYSGHIMTLANSIIGVGILAMPFCFQKCGIVLSVLLLIISNWITRLSCHYLIKSSLLTRRKSFEFLGFHAFGASGKLLAELCIIGYLFGTSVTYFVVMGDLGPQIATKMFSLNTSEFPHLRTWVMIGVTLFCILPLAMLKNVDSLSTVCAASIGFYICLVVKIVLESEAHIVTHDWVDKVEYWRPAGILQCLPIFSMALSCQMQLFEVFESINNQSVEKLNGIVRNATWICTFVYIAVGFFGYVAFCTQTFSGNILMNFSPSFGSDVIKIGFVLSVAFSFPLVVFPCRASIYSLLYRKGHTDNTGYIPDNRFKVITTCLVGCALCIALMIPSVELIIGLVGSTIGVAICILFPAFCFRKIVKKDSTERSLAQFIFISGFCLMVLGTYANLNAIDERRSGAHLHVSEELENSNFARPTEKVNVKSQDAIAPFQQQIGKIKSENQFGELKFKENDLGLNANQVIENKPDVLMNATPARPVPPLPVQDIHKEEGKPKANMVAEKQESSFNVNSVNPEAIINVESKKNVVDVHKVDKNKEGEKESAASILPNQQAAQLQNIPPQLQSSRPNQKQQTIDKDAIKKEEEIAAEELKNGQKAPKSSNDVELKETRKELKKTKELLERTVDELKQELAKQNEETHNMVVEKLEEVVQKVEQIEKQVQHNNPAQAPTQVNKDSKGILPQKPKNGPKEIAVPPTNNGDPPKPEKIQNRLDEKPSLLSILSEQPAETRDTQQVYEPLSYKTGELIEQVKNGSKAELPLPLPLAVLINASNIKTNNKSNIHVRPVADKSISIPPHTADNTSIPIKTDNSTLIKSNDPPMARFGQTPIEEEKENVEAIRRDILQLNSERMKDIPSLVLSRNETEHDADLAEANAHHLRQKRSNTKLNAPNFESSSAKSQSNNYLSEPNTEQLLAHGGISNAINFKIQNIGRELRSVKEDNEVKH
- the LOC129244819 gene encoding putative sodium-coupled neutral amino acid transporter 10 isoform X2, producing MGDLGPQIATKMFSLNTSEFPHLRTWVMIGVTLFCILPLAMLKNVDSLSTVCAASIGFYICLVVKIVLESEAHIVTHDWVDKVEYWRPAGILQCLPIFSMALSCQMQLFEVFESINNQSVEKLNGIVRNATWICTFVYIAVGFFGYVAFCTQTFSGNILMNFSPSFGSDVIKIGFVLSVAFSFPLVVFPCRASIYSLLYRKGHTDNTGYIPDNRFKVITTCLVGCALCIALMIPSVELIIGLVGSTIGVAICILFPAFCFRKIVKKDSTERSLAQFIFISGFCLMVLGTYANLNAIDERRSGAHLHVSEELENSNFARPTEKVNVKSQDAIAPFQQQIGKIKSENQFGELKFKENDLGLNANQVIENKPDVLMNATPARPVPPLPVQDIHKEEGKPKANMVAEKQESSFNVNSVNPEAIINVESKKNVVDVHKVDKNKEGEKESAASILPNQQAAQLQNIPPQLQSSRPNQKQQTIDKDAIKKEEEIAAEELKNGQKAPKSSNDVELKETRKELKKTKELLERTVDELKQELAKQNEETHNMVVEKLEEVVQKVEQIEKQVQHNNPAQAPTQVNKDSKGILPQKPKNGPKEIAVPPTNNGDPPKPEKIQNRLDEKPSLLSILSEQPAETRDTQQVYEPLSYKTGELIEQVKNGSKAELPLPLPLAVLINASNIKTNNKSNIHVRPVADKSISIPPHTADNTSIPIKTDNSTLIKSNDPPMARFGQTPIEEEKENVEAIRRDILQLNSERMKDIPSLVLSRNETEHDADLAEANAHHLRQKRSNTKLNAPNFESSSAKSQSNNYLSEPNTEQLLAHGGISNAINFKIQNIGRELRSVKEDNEVKH
- the LOC129244819 gene encoding putative sodium-coupled neutral amino acid transporter 10 isoform X3, which translates into the protein MIGSTKWNIGVQLASYNVYPFLVWRCHAKSKFTFVRQLFEVFESINNQSVEKLNGIVRNATWICTFVYIAVGFFGYVAFCTQTFSGNILMNFSPSFGSDVIKIGFVLSVAFSFPLVVFPCRASIYSLLYRKGHTDNTGYIPDNRFKVITTCLVGCALCIALMIPSVELIIGLVGSTIGVAICILFPAFCFRKIVKKDSTERSLAQFIFISGFCLMVLGTYANLNAIDERRSGAHLHVSEELENSNFARPTEKVNVKSQDAIAPFQQQIGKIKSENQFGELKFKENDLGLNANQVIENKPDVLMNATPARPVPPLPVQDIHKEEGKPKANMVAEKQESSFNVNSVNPEAIINVESKKNVVDVHKVDKNKEGEKESAASILPNQQAAQLQNIPPQLQSSRPNQKQQTIDKDAIKKEEEIAAEELKNGQKAPKSSNDVELKETRKELKKTKELLERTVDELKQELAKQNEETHNMVVEKLEEVVQKVEQIEKQVQHNNPAQAPTQVNKDSKGILPQKPKNGPKEIAVPPTNNGDPPKPEKIQNRLDEKPSLLSILSEQPAETRDTQQVYEPLSYKTGELIEQVKNGSKAELPLPLPLAVLINASNIKTNNKSNIHVRPVADKSISIPPHTADNTSIPIKTDNSTLIKSNDPPMARFGQTPIEEEKENVEAIRRDILQLNSERMKDIPSLVLSRNETEHDADLAEANAHHLRQKRSNTKLNAPNFESSSAKSQSNNYLSEPNTEQLLAHGGISNAINFKIQNIGRELRSVKEDNEVKH